Proteins encoded within one genomic window of Pongo abelii isolate AG06213 chromosome 18, NHGRI_mPonAbe1-v2.0_pri, whole genome shotgun sequence:
- the JPT2 gene encoding jupiter microtubule associated homolog 2 isoform X2, protein MWGIWGRERVRESLQSRKWRLLTGSLASTSPSLLSGQGPWAPLQRAMKPPGGESSNLFGSPEEATPSSRPNRMASNIFGPTEEPQNIPKRTNPPGGKGSGIFDESTPVQSRQHLNPPGGKTSDIFGSPVTATSRLAHPNKPKDHVFLCEGEEPKSDLKAARSIPAGAEPGEKGSTREAGPAKEQEPMPTVDSHEPRLGPRPRSHNKVLNPPGGKSSISFY, encoded by the exons ATGTGGGGAATATGGGGTCGGGAAAGAGTCCGAGAGTCCTTGCAGTCAAG GAAATGGCGACTGCTGACAGGAAGTTTGGCatccacctcccccagcctcctgagtggacAGGGGCCCTGGGCACCACTTCAGAG GGCCATGAAGCCCCCAGGAGGAGAATCGAGCAATCTTTTTGGAAGTCCAGAAGAAGCTACTCCTTCCAGCAGGCCTAATAGGATGGCGTCTAATATTTTTGGACCAACAGAAGAACCTCAGAACATACCCAAGAGGACAAATCCCCCAG GAGGTAAAGGAAGTGGTATCTTTGACGAATCAACCCCCGTGCAGAGTCGACAGCACCTGAACCCACCTGGAGGGAAGACCAGTGACATTTTTGGGTCTCCGGTCACTGCCACTTCACGCTTGGCACACCCAAACAAACCCAAG GATCATGTTTTCTTATGTGAAGGAGAAGAACCAAAATCGGATCTTAAAG CTGCAAGGAGCATCCCAGCTGGAGCAGAGCCAGGTGAGAAAGGCAGCACCAGAGAAGCAGGCCCCGCCAAGGAGCAGGAGCCCATGCCCACAGTCGACAGCCATGAGCCCCGGCTGGGGCCGCGGCCTCGCTCTCACAACAAGGTCCTGAACCCACCAGGAGGCAAATCCAGCATCTCCTTCTACTAA
- the JPT2 gene encoding jupiter microtubule associated homolog 2 isoform X1 codes for MIGVLAPNGCWRAALGTCAGRAGTARGELRVAAVDMFQGPHSEGGRAGSRAMKPPGGESSNLFGSPEEATPSSRPNRMASNIFGPTEEPQNIPKRTNPPGGKGSGIFDESTPVQSRQHLNPPGGKTSDIFGSPVTATSRLAHPNKPKDHVFLCEGEEPKSDLKAARSIPAGAEPGEKGSTREAGPAKEQEPMPTVDSHEPRLGPRPRSHNKVLNPPGGKSSISFY; via the exons ATGATTGGCGTCTTGGCGCCCAATGGGTGCTGGCGGGCGGCCTTGGGTACCTGCGCTGGGCGGGCGGGAACGGCGCGCGGCGAGCTGAGGGTGGCGGCGGTCGACATGTTCCAGGGCCCGCACAGCGAGGGCGGCCGTGCCGGCTCCAG GGCCATGAAGCCCCCAGGAGGAGAATCGAGCAATCTTTTTGGAAGTCCAGAAGAAGCTACTCCTTCCAGCAGGCCTAATAGGATGGCGTCTAATATTTTTGGACCAACAGAAGAACCTCAGAACATACCCAAGAGGACAAATCCCCCAG GAGGTAAAGGAAGTGGTATCTTTGACGAATCAACCCCCGTGCAGAGTCGACAGCACCTGAACCCACCTGGAGGGAAGACCAGTGACATTTTTGGGTCTCCGGTCACTGCCACTTCACGCTTGGCACACCCAAACAAACCCAAG GATCATGTTTTCTTATGTGAAGGAGAAGAACCAAAATCGGATCTTAAAG CTGCAAGGAGCATCCCAGCTGGAGCAGAGCCAGGTGAGAAAGGCAGCACCAGAGAAGCAGGCCCCGCCAAGGAGCAGGAGCCCATGCCCACAGTCGACAGCCATGAGCCCCGGCTGGGGCCGCGGCCTCGCTCTCACAACAAGGTCCTGAACCCACCAGGAGGCAAATCCAGCATCTCCTTCTACTAA
- the JPT2 gene encoding jupiter microtubule associated homolog 2 isoform X3, whose product MWGIWGRERVRESLQSRAMKPPGGESSNLFGSPEEATPSSRPNRMASNIFGPTEEPQNIPKRTNPPGGKGSGIFDESTPVQSRQHLNPPGGKTSDIFGSPVTATSRLAHPNKPKDHVFLCEGEEPKSDLKAARSIPAGAEPGEKGSTREAGPAKEQEPMPTVDSHEPRLGPRPRSHNKVLNPPGGKSSISFY is encoded by the exons ATGTGGGGAATATGGGGTCGGGAAAGAGTCCGAGAGTCCTTGCAGTCAAG GGCCATGAAGCCCCCAGGAGGAGAATCGAGCAATCTTTTTGGAAGTCCAGAAGAAGCTACTCCTTCCAGCAGGCCTAATAGGATGGCGTCTAATATTTTTGGACCAACAGAAGAACCTCAGAACATACCCAAGAGGACAAATCCCCCAG GAGGTAAAGGAAGTGGTATCTTTGACGAATCAACCCCCGTGCAGAGTCGACAGCACCTGAACCCACCTGGAGGGAAGACCAGTGACATTTTTGGGTCTCCGGTCACTGCCACTTCACGCTTGGCACACCCAAACAAACCCAAG GATCATGTTTTCTTATGTGAAGGAGAAGAACCAAAATCGGATCTTAAAG CTGCAAGGAGCATCCCAGCTGGAGCAGAGCCAGGTGAGAAAGGCAGCACCAGAGAAGCAGGCCCCGCCAAGGAGCAGGAGCCCATGCCCACAGTCGACAGCCATGAGCCCCGGCTGGGGCCGCGGCCTCGCTCTCACAACAAGGTCCTGAACCCACCAGGAGGCAAATCCAGCATCTCCTTCTACTAA
- the JPT2 gene encoding jupiter microtubule associated homolog 2 isoform X4, protein MKPPGGESSNLFGSPEEATPSSRPNRMASNIFGPTEEPQNIPKRTNPPGGKGSGIFDESTPVQSRQHLNPPGGKTSDIFGSPVTATSRLAHPNKPKDHVFLCEGEEPKSDLKAARSIPAGAEPGEKGSTREAGPAKEQEPMPTVDSHEPRLGPRPRSHNKVLNPPGGKSSISFY, encoded by the exons ATGAAGCCCCCAGGAGGAGAATCGAGCAATCTTTTTGGAAGTCCAGAAGAAGCTACTCCTTCCAGCAGGCCTAATAGGATGGCGTCTAATATTTTTGGACCAACAGAAGAACCTCAGAACATACCCAAGAGGACAAATCCCCCAG GAGGTAAAGGAAGTGGTATCTTTGACGAATCAACCCCCGTGCAGAGTCGACAGCACCTGAACCCACCTGGAGGGAAGACCAGTGACATTTTTGGGTCTCCGGTCACTGCCACTTCACGCTTGGCACACCCAAACAAACCCAAG GATCATGTTTTCTTATGTGAAGGAGAAGAACCAAAATCGGATCTTAAAG CTGCAAGGAGCATCCCAGCTGGAGCAGAGCCAGGTGAGAAAGGCAGCACCAGAGAAGCAGGCCCCGCCAAGGAGCAGGAGCCCATGCCCACAGTCGACAGCCATGAGCCCCGGCTGGGGCCGCGGCCTCGCTCTCACAACAAGGTCCTGAACCCACCAGGAGGCAAATCCAGCATCTCCTTCTACTAA